In Sporichthya polymorpha DSM 43042, a genomic segment contains:
- a CDS encoding HGxxPAAW family protein has translation MAHGGQGRPISWIAVLVICVGFTVAGVALCMDPTWWLFWTGTGITAAGGIFALAVGIMEDYSTEGH, from the coding sequence GTGGCGCACGGCGGTCAGGGACGCCCGATCTCGTGGATCGCGGTCCTCGTCATCTGCGTGGGATTCACCGTGGCCGGGGTCGCGCTGTGCATGGACCCGACCTGGTGGCTCTTCTGGACCGGCACGGGCATCACTGCCGCCGGCGGGATCTTCGCCCTCGCGGTGGGGATCATGGAGGACTACTCCACCGAGGGTCACTGA
- a CDS encoding GNAT family N-acetyltransferase: MITPDPHAPPELPPEPIEIAAGTLQLRPWEHRLIPELLAAMRDPVWREWAVAKVPATEEAAGAWIDARLRAWREGRVLSFAVQDATTAELLGSVTLRSFGIWPRAADIGFWTAPAARQRGVAVAAVNVVTRWAFTSLELNRLSLYHAVQNTAACQVAAAAGYLPEGVARGALPRADGGWFDMEMHARLAGDPAPRPAAPTP, from the coding sequence GTGATCACTCCCGACCCACACGCACCTCCAGAGCTGCCGCCGGAGCCGATCGAGATCGCGGCCGGCACGCTCCAGTTGCGTCCGTGGGAACACCGGCTGATCCCGGAGCTGCTCGCCGCGATGCGGGACCCGGTCTGGCGGGAGTGGGCCGTGGCCAAGGTCCCGGCGACCGAGGAGGCCGCCGGAGCCTGGATCGACGCCCGCCTCCGGGCGTGGCGCGAGGGCCGGGTGCTCTCCTTCGCCGTCCAGGACGCCACCACCGCCGAACTGCTCGGCTCGGTCACGCTCCGTTCGTTCGGGATCTGGCCCCGCGCGGCGGACATCGGGTTCTGGACCGCCCCGGCCGCCCGCCAGCGTGGCGTGGCGGTCGCCGCCGTCAACGTGGTCACCCGCTGGGCGTTCACGTCACTGGAGCTCAACCGCCTGTCGCTCTACCACGCAGTGCAGAACACCGCGGCGTGCCAGGTCGCCGCCGCGGCGGGCTACCTGCCGGAAGGCGTCGCCCGCGGGGCGCTGCCCCGCGCCGACGGGGGCTGGTTCGACATGGAGATGCACGCCCGCCTCGCCGGGGATCCGGCCCCGCGCCCCGCCGCCCCGACCCCTTAG
- a CDS encoding winged helix-turn-helix domain-containing protein, translating into MDSLSAADARRLALRTQGLLGARPRNPAAVLRLLGAVQLDTISVLARSHELVPYARLGPVGRPAVERAFWSGACVEYWSHAACILPVETWPLYSFRRRHFRERGIRWHERPPESVFAEVRARLADGGPVTTGDIGGAKKGGPWWDWSGQKIAIEFLLDTGEVVCTRRVEWRRVYDLAERALPAEVLAADTLDDTECHRRLVAAAGAAMGVATAADLADYPRISRADVEAVLPDTGLIPVAVEGWSAPAWADAAALAQVDARGRHRTTLLSPFDSLIWDRKRTLRLFGFSHALEAYKPAAKRDYGYFTMPLLAGGRLLGRVDPKRIGTTLAAQAVFLDTPAAVAPMAAALWEAAAWVGCDSVSIDRVEPVGLADRLHAALTDTA; encoded by the coding sequence GTGGACTCCCTCTCCGCCGCTGACGCGCGCCGTCTCGCGCTGCGGACCCAGGGCCTGCTCGGGGCACGACCCCGGAATCCCGCCGCGGTGCTGCGGCTGCTCGGGGCGGTCCAGCTCGACACGATCTCGGTCCTGGCCCGGTCCCACGAGCTGGTCCCCTACGCCCGGCTCGGGCCGGTGGGGCGTCCCGCCGTCGAGCGGGCGTTCTGGAGCGGCGCGTGCGTGGAGTACTGGTCGCACGCGGCGTGCATCCTCCCCGTCGAGACCTGGCCGCTGTACTCCTTCCGGCGGCGGCACTTTCGCGAGCGCGGGATCCGCTGGCACGAGCGGCCGCCCGAGTCGGTGTTCGCGGAGGTCCGGGCCCGCCTCGCCGACGGCGGGCCGGTGACGACGGGCGACATCGGCGGCGCCAAGAAGGGCGGTCCGTGGTGGGACTGGTCGGGCCAGAAGATCGCCATCGAGTTCCTGCTCGACACCGGTGAAGTGGTCTGCACCCGCCGGGTCGAGTGGCGCCGCGTCTACGACCTGGCCGAGCGGGCGCTGCCCGCCGAGGTTCTCGCCGCCGACACTCTCGACGACACCGAGTGCCACCGCCGTCTCGTCGCCGCGGCCGGCGCGGCGATGGGGGTCGCGACCGCCGCCGACCTCGCGGACTACCCGCGGATCTCGCGGGCGGACGTCGAGGCCGTCCTGCCGGACACCGGGCTGATCCCGGTCGCGGTGGAGGGCTGGTCGGCCCCCGCGTGGGCGGACGCGGCGGCGCTGGCGCAGGTCGACGCCCGCGGCCGCCACCGGACGACGCTGCTCTCGCCGTTCGACTCCCTGATCTGGGACCGCAAACGCACCCTGCGCCTCTTCGGCTTCAGCCACGCCCTCGAGGCCTACAAGCCGGCCGCGAAGCGGGACTACGGCTACTTCACGATGCCGCTGCTGGCCGGCGGCCGGCTCCTGGGCCGCGTGGACCCGAAGCGCATCGGCACCACGCTCGCGGCGCAGGCGGTCTTCCTCGACACCCCGGCGGCCGTCGCCCCCATGGCCGCCGCGCTCTGGGAGGCGGCGGCCTGGGTGGGCTGCGACTCCGTCTCGATCGACCGCGTCGAACCGGTCGGCCTCGCCGACCGGCTGCACGCCGCCCTGACCGACACCGCCTGA